One genomic region from Prevotella sp. Rep29 encodes:
- a CDS encoding GlsB/YeaQ/YmgE family stress response membrane protein: MNFLGSIIVGITAGFIASKLTSGSGKGCWINLFLGIVGGVVGSWLLQLLGITWEPGWLSEIGTATIGAVIVLWLWAKIKR, translated from the coding sequence ATGAATTTTTTAGGTTCTATCATCGTTGGCATCACGGCAGGATTCATCGCCAGCAAACTGACCTCTGGTTCGGGCAAGGGCTGTTGGATTAATCTCTTCCTCGGCATTGTGGGTGGTGTCGTGGGCAGTTGGCTGCTCCAGTTATTAGGCATTACTTGGGAGCCGGGATGGCTCAGTGAGATAGGCACTGCCACCATAGGCGCAGTCATCGTGTTATGGCTATGGGCTAAAATCAAGCGATGA
- a CDS encoding SpoIIE family protein phosphatase — protein sequence MKKVKGILIIILAAVLLEVMLGIQYYSMHDMMSEQLEKRAESELTLKAILIKNMLNQTENALEDYVWDLRQRFGKPDSIDLVAKSLLSTNPEIVNCWIAFTPYYYSQKGRLFEPCAKRQGEIIKTDQVGGEKHDYTLMEHYREAAESSDYHWTDPYFDEIIVTTCSKAIRDGRDSLICVFGADLSLKWLNDTLNVRHIFPSSFIMLLTEEGKIIMPQPSEGDKSEISQKLTTFINDSSVVRTNSKSGRTKIIRFSSDEVGDDGCVFYANMRGKPHWQLAVVCYDREVYAQLYKLRLRFLLLNLLGFGVLLFMVERYALNVLKLQKTTLEQSRINNDLHIANKIQTAMLPEKELVDEHVEVAGKLIPAKQVGGDLYEFLVRNEKLFFCIGDVSGKGIPSALIMAMTQAIFRVISIRENNPARIMEDINGMACRNNKSNMFATLFIGVLDLPTGHLRYCNAGHDLPLIINQEVSKLNAHANLPVGVFSDTKYEMQEERLSPNTILFLYTDGLTETINMKREQFGIGRVVTTFHELRTTPTVNQLLDKMTDIVVEYMDGAEQRDDLTLFAIRYKGEQNSDQILDESLVVSNDIQELKQLKSFLLSSFEKIDVSQTMVSQLRLALEETIVNIMNYAYPNDKKGDILINMKYDGKAIRFVITDEGVAFDPTQAAEVDTTLSAKDRPIGGLGILLVRELMDTVNYERIDDKNVLTLKKLVN from the coding sequence ATGAAAAAAGTCAAAGGTATTCTCATTATCATCTTAGCGGCGGTCTTGCTTGAGGTCATGTTAGGCATACAATATTATAGTATGCATGACATGATGAGCGAACAGTTGGAGAAACGCGCCGAGAGCGAGTTGACACTGAAGGCTATCTTGATTAAGAACATGCTTAACCAAACAGAGAACGCCTTGGAGGATTATGTTTGGGATTTACGTCAAAGATTTGGTAAGCCTGACTCCATAGACCTTGTTGCCAAGTCGCTCCTATCGACCAATCCTGAAATAGTCAATTGCTGGATAGCATTCACTCCTTATTATTATTCGCAGAAAGGACGCTTGTTTGAGCCATGTGCAAAACGCCAGGGAGAGATAATCAAGACAGACCAAGTTGGCGGAGAGAAACATGACTATACGCTTATGGAACATTACCGTGAGGCTGCTGAGAGCAGTGATTATCACTGGACAGACCCCTATTTCGATGAAATTATCGTTACGACTTGTTCTAAGGCTATCCGTGATGGTCGTGACAGTTTGATATGTGTGTTTGGTGCGGATCTCTCATTGAAATGGTTGAACGACACGTTGAACGTCAGGCACATTTTCCCATCTTCGTTCATTATGCTTTTGACGGAGGAAGGCAAAATCATCATGCCACAGCCGTCCGAGGGAGATAAAAGTGAGATTAGCCAAAAACTTACCACGTTTATTAACGACAGTAGTGTGGTGAGAACGAACAGCAAGAGTGGCAGGACAAAAATCATCCGTTTCAGTTCCGATGAGGTAGGAGACGACGGATGTGTGTTCTATGCCAACATGAGAGGGAAGCCACATTGGCAACTTGCGGTGGTCTGCTATGACCGCGAAGTGTATGCACAACTTTATAAACTGCGGTTGCGTTTCCTATTGCTCAACCTATTGGGTTTTGGTGTCTTGTTATTCATGGTGGAACGTTATGCCCTCAATGTGCTGAAGTTGCAAAAGACAACATTGGAACAAAGCCGTATCAACAATGATTTGCATATTGCGAATAAGATACAAACGGCCATGTTACCGGAAAAAGAATTGGTAGACGAGCATGTTGAGGTGGCTGGTAAACTCATCCCTGCCAAGCAAGTGGGTGGCGACTTGTATGAGTTTTTAGTCCGCAATGAAAAGCTGTTTTTCTGCATTGGCGACGTTTCGGGCAAAGGCATCCCATCCGCGCTTATCATGGCGATGACCCAGGCTATCTTCCGTGTAATATCCATTCGTGAGAACAACCCCGCCCGCATCATGGAAGACATCAATGGCATGGCTTGCCGGAACAATAAGTCAAATATGTTTGCCACGCTTTTCATTGGCGTTCTCGACCTCCCGACGGGTCATTTGCGCTATTGCAACGCAGGACACGACCTACCTTTAATCATCAATCAAGAGGTAAGCAAATTGAATGCCCATGCCAATTTGCCCGTGGGGGTATTCAGTGACACCAAATATGAGATGCAGGAAGAACGCCTGTCGCCAAATACCATATTGTTTCTTTACACGGATGGATTGACAGAGACCATCAATATGAAGCGGGAGCAGTTTGGCATAGGGCGTGTTGTGACAACGTTCCATGAATTGCGCACAACACCTACCGTCAACCAATTGCTTGACAAGATGACGGATATTGTCGTCGAATATATGGATGGGGCGGAGCAAAGGGACGACCTTACCCTGTTTGCCATTCGTTACAAAGGTGAACAAAATAGCGACCAGATATTAGACGAGAGCCTTGTCGTGTCAAATGACATTCAGGAGTTGAAGCAGCTCAAGTCTTTTCTCCTTTCTTCTTTTGAGAAAATAGATGTATCACAAACGATGGTGTCACAACTAAGACTTGCCTTGGAGGAGACAATTGTGAACATCATGAACTATGCCTACCCTAATGACAAGAAAGGTGATATTCTAATCAATATGAAATATGATGGCAAGGCGATTAGGTTTGTCATTACCGACGAAGGCGTGGCATTCGACCCCACGCAAGCGGCAGAGGTCGATACGACACTCTCCGCCAAAGACCGTCCCATCGGCGGACTGGGCATCTTATTGGTGCGTGAGTTAATGGACACGGTGAATTATGAGCGCATTGACGACAAGAATGTGCTTACCTTGAAGAAGTTAGTTAATTAG
- a CDS encoding STAS domain-containing protein, whose protein sequence is MKTNIEKKDGKTIVTLEGELDTMAANEVENALKPLMESQGEEIIIECKGLEYIASSGLRILLSILKNVMATGGSITLRNVNDDIKNVFNLTGFVKLFKFE, encoded by the coding sequence ATGAAAACAAACATTGAGAAAAAAGATGGCAAGACCATTGTCACACTTGAGGGAGAACTTGACACAATGGCTGCCAATGAGGTGGAAAACGCCTTGAAACCACTTATGGAATCACAAGGCGAAGAGATTATCATTGAATGTAAGGGATTGGAATACATTGCATCCAGTGGATTGCGTATATTGCTCAGCATATTGAAAAACGTCATGGCGACTGGCGGCTCTATAACCCTTAGAAACGTGAATGATGACATCAAGAATGTATTTAACCTTACGGGATTTGTCAAACTTTTCAAGTTTGAGTGA
- a CDS encoding alginate export family protein, with product MTSFAWMSMGHVYGDNALRDTLTHENQLVVNAQLMTRGEIRKGGLPEVNGNIEDRANFIFERSRLSIDFEKTWLETNLTAQHSSVWGQKGSGSLNIYEAWVKLKTKSGMFAKIGRQELNYDDERILGRNDWAMAALSHDVLKLGYEGYGHKAHAILAYNQRAENIKGGTVYRSDDGAQPYKTMQTVWYHYDVPRMPLGVSLLFMNIGMEESEALEPKTEFQQLFGGYVTFSPRQWNVEGSFYYQTGHDEFSIPIRAFMGSLKATYRPSTNYSLFAGYDYLSGDDNPIVPQKGSIGLVQHKTVKGFSTVYGSHHQFYGAMDFFYVSAYYGGYTPGLQNLFVGGNYSPVKNLSLTANYHYLSVTSKIPEAKRSLGHEIELSASYAIMKEARVSMGYSYMHGTSTLERLQRVEGKNHLQWGWLMLSVNPRIFTTKW from the coding sequence TTGACATCATTTGCTTGGATGTCGATGGGTCATGTGTATGGTGACAATGCGCTACGAGATACACTGACCCATGAAAATCAATTGGTTGTCAATGCGCAACTCATGACACGTGGCGAAATCAGAAAAGGAGGACTGCCAGAAGTGAATGGCAACATAGAGGATAGGGCTAATTTCATATTTGAGCGGTCGCGCCTGTCAATAGACTTTGAGAAAACGTGGCTTGAGACGAACCTCACAGCCCAGCATTCCAGTGTATGGGGACAAAAGGGCAGCGGTAGTCTTAATATTTATGAGGCTTGGGTGAAGCTGAAGACCAAGAGTGGTATGTTTGCAAAAATAGGTCGTCAGGAATTGAATTACGATGATGAGCGCATCTTGGGCCGTAACGACTGGGCAATGGCGGCATTGTCGCATGATGTCTTAAAACTTGGCTATGAGGGTTATGGGCATAAGGCACATGCCATCTTGGCATATAACCAAAGGGCAGAAAATATTAAAGGTGGAACCGTCTATCGTTCTGACGATGGGGCGCAGCCTTACAAGACTATGCAGACCGTATGGTATCATTATGATGTGCCACGAATGCCATTGGGCGTGTCGTTGCTTTTCATGAACATCGGGATGGAAGAAAGCGAAGCCCTTGAACCCAAGACCGAGTTCCAGCAACTATTTGGCGGGTATGTCACTTTCAGTCCACGCCAATGGAATGTTGAAGGCTCTTTCTATTATCAGACGGGCCATGACGAGTTCAGCATTCCCATCCGCGCCTTTATGGGAAGCTTGAAAGCCACTTATCGACCTTCGACCAACTATTCTTTATTTGCGGGCTATGACTACTTGAGTGGTGATGATAATCCCATTGTTCCCCAAAAAGGCAGCATTGGATTGGTACAGCATAAGACGGTGAAAGGCTTTAGCACCGTCTATGGCTCTCATCACCAATTCTATGGGGCTATGGACTTCTTCTATGTCAGTGCTTATTATGGTGGTTATACGCCAGGACTTCAGAATCTCTTTGTCGGTGGCAACTACTCTCCGGTGAAAAACTTATCGCTGACAGCCAACTATCATTATCTGTCAGTGACAAGCAAGATACCAGAAGCCAAGAGGTCGCTTGGCCATGAGATAGAATTGTCAGCATCATACGCAATTATGAAGGAGGCTCGTGTCAGCATGGGCTATTCTTATATGCACGGAACAAGCACCTTGGAGCGTCTCCAGCGCGTCGAAGGGAAGAACCATTTACAATGGGGATGGTTGATGCTTTCCGTCAATCCAAGAATTTTCACGACAAAATGGTAA